A region from the Candidatus Nealsonbacteria bacterium genome encodes:
- the clpP gene encoding ATP-dependent Clp endopeptidase proteolytic subunit ClpP: MQLVPIVVEKSPRGERSYDIFSRLLKERIIFLAGPINDSLSNLIIAQLLFLASQDPKKDIQLYVNSPGGSVTAGLAIYDTMQYIEPDVSTVCVGMAASMGAVILSVGAKGKRFALPNSQIMLHQVMGGAQGQASEIEITAKQIIKTKEQLNKILSKHTGQPLGRIEKDTDRDFYLTPDEAKEYGLIDSVIKKK; encoded by the coding sequence ATGCAATTAGTGCCAATTGTAGTTGAAAAATCACCTAGAGGCGAAAGATCATATGATATTTTTTCTCGCTTATTAAAAGAAAGAATCATATTTTTGGCTGGACCAATAAACGATTCTCTTTCAAACCTTATTATCGCTCAGCTCTTGTTTTTGGCTAGTCAGGATCCTAAGAAAGATATTCAGCTTTATGTAAATAGTCCGGGTGGTTCAGTGACTGCAGGTCTAGCGATATATGATACAATGCAATATATAGAACCAGACGTTTCAACTGTTTGTGTTGGAATGGCCGCATCAATGGGAGCAGTAATATTATCGGTAGGAGCAAAAGGTAAAAGATTTGCACTTCCTAATTCGCAAATAATGTTACATCAAGTAATGGGGGGAGCACAGGGTCAAGCTAGTGAAATTGAAATAACCGCAAAGCAGATTATAAAGACCAAAGAGCAGTTAAACAAAATCTTATCGAAGCATACAGGTCAACCATTAGGACGTATTGAGAAGGATACGGACAGGGATTTTTATCTTACTCCTGATGAAGCAAAAGAGTATGGACTAATAGATAGTGTTATAAAGAAAAAATAG
- the nusA gene encoding transcription termination factor NusA, which produces MDLKNFTSAVTQLAEEKDIPKKKVFEIIEQAIAAAYKKEYGERGQIIKAKLDPKSGELTFWQVKMAIDDSMVLLDEEAEELRIKKEEGEIEEDEDSKKVKFNPERHIMIEDARKIKEDVQLEEEVDIELEEKADYGRIAAQTAKQVVLQKIKEAEREMVLDEYKSKEGEILPGIVQRMEGPNVFIDIGKTLGVLSREEQVPNEQYRIGQRLKVYLLKVEETPKGPVVFLSRSYPRIIVKLFELEAPEVSSGSVEIKAIAREAGNRSKVAVYSETEGIDPIGAVVGQKGTRVSAVISELNGEKIDIVEYSAVPEKFITNALAPAKVVEVKVLEKNRALAIVPDDQLSLAIGKDGQNVRLAAKLTGWKIDVKGLEGNEAEDLEEDEEDES; this is translated from the coding sequence CTCAATTAGCAGAAGAAAAAGATATTCCCAAAAAGAAGGTTTTTGAAATAATTGAGCAAGCAATCGCAGCTGCTTACAAAAAAGAATACGGAGAAAGGGGACAAATCATCAAAGCAAAACTTGATCCAAAGAGTGGGGAGCTTACTTTCTGGCAGGTTAAGATGGCCATTGATGATTCTATGGTTCTTTTAGATGAAGAGGCCGAGGAGTTAAGAATTAAAAAGGAAGAGGGAGAGATTGAAGAGGATGAAGATTCAAAGAAAGTTAAATTCAATCCCGAGAGACATATAATGATTGAAGATGCTAGAAAGATAAAAGAAGATGTTCAGCTAGAAGAAGAGGTTGATATAGAACTTGAAGAGAAAGCAGATTATGGCAGGATAGCCGCTCAGACAGCCAAGCAGGTTGTTTTACAAAAAATAAAAGAAGCAGAACGAGAAATGGTACTAGATGAATACAAAAGTAAGGAAGGAGAAATTTTACCAGGCATTGTTCAAAGAATGGAGGGACCAAATGTCTTTATTGATATAGGTAAAACTTTAGGCGTATTGAGTAGAGAAGAACAAGTTCCAAACGAACAATATAGAATTGGCCAAAGGCTAAAAGTCTACTTATTAAAAGTAGAAGAAACTCCTAAGGGTCCGGTTGTTTTTCTTTCTCGTTCTTATCCGAGAATTATTGTAAAACTATTTGAATTAGAAGCACCCGAGGTTTCATCAGGATCAGTTGAAATAAAAGCAATTGCTAGAGAAGCGGGGAATAGATCAAAAGTTGCTGTTTATTCAGAAACTGAAGGAATAGATCCAATCGGAGCTGTAGTCGGCCAGAAAGGAACTAGAGTTTCTGCAGTAATATCCGAACTTAATGGTGAAAAGATTGATATAGTTGAATACTCCGCAGTACCTGAAAAGTTTATTACTAACGCATTGGCTCCAGCTAAAGTCGTTGAAGTTAAAGTATTGGAAAAGAATAGAGCCTTAGCAATAGTTCCAGACGATCAGCTCTCGTTGGCTATTGGAAAAGATGGTCAAAATGTCCGACTTGCAGCAAAACTTACTGGATGGAAAATAGATGTTAAAGGGCTTGAGGGCAACGAGGCAGAAGATTTAGAAGAAGATGAAGAAGACGAGAGCTAA